From Cydia strobilella chromosome 7, ilCydStro3.1, whole genome shotgun sequence, one genomic window encodes:
- the LOC134742640 gene encoding uncharacterized protein LOC134742640 isoform X1: protein MAGRHKPTVRHFHNQPELQRGGSLGLMVRWILLVSLASCGPLGNTVKQDGCTFPARWHGRWFQSGVIQPISIEGDRLSNKGRCLSSEGDKFLIVDEKGCYRCVVMHEKHTNVLQYKETFCHRRDALPHLCSLITGDALLYSMFRENADPVDCPLKGPFSFTYNRGHGDCKIPVSSIESCTEDSRLLLNYQACPDISASESTVEELECLATWKEGSLRFLVGKLHHNHATSNEDRYRCFVYEKTNGIASTGVKEGPGSADVEYRVAQSGDATCNGLFSATEGSRTMALKRVSVRSNCQFPSWMTFSHTWHTLDYSSNYTFYQRNATLRITDKSGADIKVYCVSVKASSPSGNSVALVAHWQHHCVSRYVCVVLYRRDTYIAELQRGAPTARADDACSNHHFNAVSEPYVTLVASNPESKECPYSGKYEIQNRHERSVRSIEPNIRNGSRLFNFSISNMSSAPMLRSRREVNDVGCVVSGFDRLEVGCNSAKNMEFYSSCENKEVVTAYTCHGGWYENGASFVVTTPLTRDSRAARRHCFVLRDRRRALTLARSATNCERVLSPSDQLLFDARNTGECQDQTNAQPLQRLPSPTIIILTAVILHYIIPR, encoded by the exons gCTGCACCTTCCCCGCACGCTGGCATGGTCGCTGGTTCCAATCCGGCGTCATCCAACCCATCTCCATCGAGGGGGACCGTCTCTCCAACAAGGGGCGGTGCCTCTCGTCCGAGGGGGACAAGTTCCTTATCGTCGATGA GAAGGGGTGTTATCGATGTGTGGTCATGCACGAAAAACATACCAACGTTCTGCAATATAAAGAAA CGTTCTGCCACCGTCGAGACGCATTACCTCACCTCTGCTCTCTCATCACCGGAGACGCTCTCCTCTACTCCATGTTCAGGGAAAACGCGGATCCTGTCGACTGTCCGCTGAAAGGGCCCTTCTCCTTCACTTATAACAG AGGGCATGGAGACTGTAAGATCCCCGTGTCATCCATCGAGAGCTGCACAGAAGATTCCCGTCTTCTGCTCAACTACCAGGCGTGTCCTGATATTTCTGCGTCTGAAAGCACAG TGGAAGAGCTAGAATGCCTAGCAACATGGAAAGAAGGCAGCTTGAGATTCCTCGTCGGAAAGCTGCACCACAACCACGCCACCAGCAACGAGGACCGCTACCGCTGTTTTGTCTACGAGAAGACTAATGGTATCG CATCAACAGGCGTGAAAGAAGGCCCAGGCTCCGCCGATGTGGAATACCGAGTGGCCCAATCGGGGGACGCGACCTGCAATGGACTATTTAGCGCCACGGAGGGGAGTAGGACCATGGCTTTGAAGCGAG TATCAGTCCGCTCCAACTGCCAATTCCCGAGCTGGATGACGTTCTCCCACACCTGGCATACCCTCGACTACAGCTCCAACTACACTTTCTACCAGCGGAACGCCACACTCCGCATCACCGACAAGTCTGGCGCCGACATCAAAGTGTATTGCGTCAGCGTAAAAGCTAGCTCTCCCAGCGGGAACTCGGTAGCGTTGGTGGCGCATTGGCAACATCATTG TGTATCCCGCTACGTGTGCGTAGTCCTATATCGGCGGGACACATACATAGCGGaactgcagcgcggcgcgcccaccgcgcgcgccgacgaCGCCTGCTCCAACCATCACTTCAACGCCGTCTCCGAGCCCTACGTCACTCTAGTCG caAGCAACCCAGAATCAAAAGAATGTCCGTATTCCGGTAAATACGAGATACAGAATCGTCACGAACGAAGCGTTAGGTCTATAGAACCCAATATTAGAAATGGTAGTAGGCTGTTCAATTTTAGTATAAGCAATATGTCGAGCGCGCCGATGCTACGGAGCCGGCGGGAAGTGAATGACGTCGGGTGTGTGGTCAGCGGCTTTGATAGGTTGGAGGTGGGGTGTAACTCTGCGAAGAATATGGAGTTTTATTCGAGCTGTGAGAATAAAGAGGTTGTGACAG CGTACACATGCCACGGCGGCTGGTACGAGAACGGCGCGTCGTTCGTGGTGACGACGCCGCTCACGCGCGAcagccgcgccgcgcgccgccacTGCTTCGTGCTGCGCGACCGGCGCCGCGCGCTCACGCTCGCCCGCAGCGCCACCAACTGCGAGCGCGTGCTCAGCCCCAGCGACCAGCTGCTGTTCGACGCGAGGAATACTG GTGAATGTCAAGATCAAACCAACGCCCAGCCCCTCCAGAGGCTACCTTCACCCACCATCATCATCCTGACAGCTGTCATTCTACACTACATCATACCGAGATGA
- the LOC134742640 gene encoding uncharacterized protein LOC134742640 isoform X2: MHEKHTNVLQYKETFCHRRDALPHLCSLITGDALLYSMFRENADPVDCPLKGPFSFTYNRGHGDCKIPVSSIESCTEDSRLLLNYQACPDISASESTVEELECLATWKEGSLRFLVGKLHHNHATSNEDRYRCFVYEKTNGIASTGVKEGPGSADVEYRVAQSGDATCNGLFSATEGSRTMALKRVSVRSNCQFPSWMTFSHTWHTLDYSSNYTFYQRNATLRITDKSGADIKVYCVSVKASSPSGNSVALVAHWQHHCVSRYVCVVLYRRDTYIAELQRGAPTARADDACSNHHFNAVSEPYVTLVASNPESKECPYSGKYEIQNRHERSVRSIEPNIRNGSRLFNFSISNMSSAPMLRSRREVNDVGCVVSGFDRLEVGCNSAKNMEFYSSCENKEVVTAYTCHGGWYENGASFVVTTPLTRDSRAARRHCFVLRDRRRALTLARSATNCERVLSPSDQLLFDARNTGECQDQTNAQPLQRLPSPTIIILTAVILHYIIPR; encoded by the exons ATGCACGAAAAACATACCAACGTTCTGCAATATAAAGAAA CGTTCTGCCACCGTCGAGACGCATTACCTCACCTCTGCTCTCTCATCACCGGAGACGCTCTCCTCTACTCCATGTTCAGGGAAAACGCGGATCCTGTCGACTGTCCGCTGAAAGGGCCCTTCTCCTTCACTTATAACAG AGGGCATGGAGACTGTAAGATCCCCGTGTCATCCATCGAGAGCTGCACAGAAGATTCCCGTCTTCTGCTCAACTACCAGGCGTGTCCTGATATTTCTGCGTCTGAAAGCACAG TGGAAGAGCTAGAATGCCTAGCAACATGGAAAGAAGGCAGCTTGAGATTCCTCGTCGGAAAGCTGCACCACAACCACGCCACCAGCAACGAGGACCGCTACCGCTGTTTTGTCTACGAGAAGACTAATGGTATCG CATCAACAGGCGTGAAAGAAGGCCCAGGCTCCGCCGATGTGGAATACCGAGTGGCCCAATCGGGGGACGCGACCTGCAATGGACTATTTAGCGCCACGGAGGGGAGTAGGACCATGGCTTTGAAGCGAG TATCAGTCCGCTCCAACTGCCAATTCCCGAGCTGGATGACGTTCTCCCACACCTGGCATACCCTCGACTACAGCTCCAACTACACTTTCTACCAGCGGAACGCCACACTCCGCATCACCGACAAGTCTGGCGCCGACATCAAAGTGTATTGCGTCAGCGTAAAAGCTAGCTCTCCCAGCGGGAACTCGGTAGCGTTGGTGGCGCATTGGCAACATCATTG TGTATCCCGCTACGTGTGCGTAGTCCTATATCGGCGGGACACATACATAGCGGaactgcagcgcggcgcgcccaccgcgcgcgccgacgaCGCCTGCTCCAACCATCACTTCAACGCCGTCTCCGAGCCCTACGTCACTCTAGTCG caAGCAACCCAGAATCAAAAGAATGTCCGTATTCCGGTAAATACGAGATACAGAATCGTCACGAACGAAGCGTTAGGTCTATAGAACCCAATATTAGAAATGGTAGTAGGCTGTTCAATTTTAGTATAAGCAATATGTCGAGCGCGCCGATGCTACGGAGCCGGCGGGAAGTGAATGACGTCGGGTGTGTGGTCAGCGGCTTTGATAGGTTGGAGGTGGGGTGTAACTCTGCGAAGAATATGGAGTTTTATTCGAGCTGTGAGAATAAAGAGGTTGTGACAG CGTACACATGCCACGGCGGCTGGTACGAGAACGGCGCGTCGTTCGTGGTGACGACGCCGCTCACGCGCGAcagccgcgccgcgcgccgccacTGCTTCGTGCTGCGCGACCGGCGCCGCGCGCTCACGCTCGCCCGCAGCGCCACCAACTGCGAGCGCGTGCTCAGCCCCAGCGACCAGCTGCTGTTCGACGCGAGGAATACTG GTGAATGTCAAGATCAAACCAACGCCCAGCCCCTCCAGAGGCTACCTTCACCCACCATCATCATCCTGACAGCTGTCATTCTACACTACATCATACCGAGATGA